In Arachis hypogaea cultivar Tifrunner chromosome 7, arahy.Tifrunner.gnm2.J5K5, whole genome shotgun sequence, the genomic window catactaaTACTATATTACGGTGAAAAGTGAATATTCCCGAGAATCTTCTAATAATGGATAAAATAAGCTAAGCCTTAATTAAGAAGTAACCGTGCAGAGATGATCCCGACAAGCAAATATGGGACCGGATATGAATGATGAGAGTGAAGCATTAGTTAAAAGTATCCACTAATATTATATACGGTTAGGATGGATGTTATCCTTTTGGTAGAAGGAACAAGGAACTGAGGAAGGGACAAGAAGCTCATGATACATGGTCCACAACGGACAAGCAGCCGGAGCGGGGCAGGTTCACACTCTAATTTCCACACACGTTGATTGACCGTTGAAAAACAAGGATCCTATATAGAGATCTCACAACTCACATGATTTATAGCTTGTTAAAATAATAGATCGAGTGAGAGTGGAAATTAATGATGAGCAACAAGAAAGCAGCACAAGTGGTGTTGGTGCCTTCTCCAGGCATCAGTCATCTGCTCTCCTCCCTCCAGTTCGCCAAGCTTCTGGTGAACCACGACCACCGTCTCACCGTCAATATCATGCTCATCAACTCCCATATTGACTCCAAAACCACATCTACAGCAACAAACTCCCTCCACTCTGAGTCCCACCGCATAAACGTCATTAACCTGCCCGACTACACTCCCAAACCGCCCTCATCAGACTCCGATAGAGCCACCTCCATGGCCCCTCTCATCGACTTCATGAAGCCCCACGTCAGAGAAGCCGTCACCAACCTCACTAGCTCCCCCTCCGCCCCGCCACTGGCCGCCTTCGTCCTCGACATGTTCTTCACCTCAATGATTGAGATTGCCAAGGACTTCCGTGTCCCTGCCCTCGTGTTCTTTACCTCTGGAGCAACCTTCTTTGGCATGACCCTTCACATGCACACGCTCCGTGTCCGGGACAATCTGGTAGCCTACGAGTGGGAGGACTCCGACTCGGAGTTGACCATCCCCACTTTCGCAAACCCATTCCCGTGGAGAAATATGCCCACTTTCCTCACGCGAAAGCAATGGGACCCGATTTTCATGTCGTATGCCAGCGGCCTCAAGGAAGCTGATGGTTTTATCATAAACACCTTTGAGGAGCTCGAATCCTACGCCATTCACTCTTTCCACGATGCTGCTTTTCCTGTTTATCCGGTGGGTCCCATACTCAACCTCAGCGGGGATGACGAGCCTGCTTCGGAGACCATTATCAAGTGGCTCGACGACCAACCTCCTTCCTCCGTAGTGTTTCTCTGCTTCGGGAGCAGAGGTTGGTTCCATCAGGAGCAGGTCAGGGAGATCGCGCGGGCTCTCGAGGACAGTGGGGCCCGCTTCCTTTGGTCCCTGCGCAAACCCCCACCTGAGGACTCTTTCATGGGCGTGCCATCTGATTACTCTCTCCCTGAGCTCACAGAGCTTCTGCCTCATGGGTTCCTGGATCGGACGGCAGAAGTTGGAAGAGTCATCGGATGGGCCCCTCAGGCCCAAATTCTGGCCCACAAAGCCACGGGTGGGTTTGTTTCGCATTGCGGCTGGAATTCTACGCTGGAGAGCATATATTATGGTGTGCCCATTGCGGCATGGCCGCTCTATGCGGAACAGCAATCCAATGCATTTCAGTTGGTGCGTGAGCTGAAGCTGGGTGTGGAAATTTCGTTGGAATTCAAGCATGAGTTGATGTTTGGAACTACCCGGGTGTTAAGTGCGGAGAAGATCGAGAAAGGAATAAGGAATCTGTTAACGGATGCGGAGGTGAGGAAGAGAATGAAGGAGATGAGTGAAAAGTGTAGGAGTACCATGAAAGAGGGTGGATGTTCATACTCTCATTTGGGGCGTTTGATTGATTATTTAATGGATAATCAAGTTAATGTATGAATCAAAACTGCTCTTGTAAGTTGTAACCATCATATCCAGATGGAATTCACAATGCAACCATACGCCGTCTCAGCTCTTTCATTTTGTTATACACACTTCATTCTAAGTTAACAAagccattttggtttatttttctttgttttgaatgGTTAGCTGCAAGAGTTATGTGCTGCAATCTTCAGTCACTAATCCCTTTCCTTGTTATCAGCCTCTGTTTCATCAAGTTCTTTGCCTAGAAATGTAATGTACGTTAAATATAAGGTGCTTTATATGCTGTCTAAATTTtagacataaaatttaaaaatggtgGATATTaccataaaaattttataattgtctttatataaaaatatttttttttattattagatgatgaattataaaatttgattttgatatgttataaaaatattatttttctaaaatatgactaaataaataaaaaatatttttaacacaaaaatcttcgcaaaatatttttaacatattccTTTAAGTAAATACCTTCAAAAATATAAGAgtgaatcttatctttttctatctttacTTTTAACCAATATAGGCAAAAAAATTATAGATACTAAAAAATTCTCCTAACTAATATATTGTATTTGTATGTGCTGTATGTTATGTGTTCTATTTGTTTCTGTTTTGGCTGCACTTTCGGGATTTTGTTGAGATTTGCATTTAGGTTTGGTTcagtagaatttttattttttaaaaattatttgtaaaaactaatttttaaaatataattttataaaaaattatagtatatatatt contains:
- the LOC112764340 gene encoding anthocyanidin 3-O-glucosyltransferase 2, yielding MMSNKKAAQVVLVPSPGISHLLSSLQFAKLLVNHDHRLTVNIMLINSHIDSKTTSTATNSLHSESHRINVINLPDYTPKPPSSDSDRATSMAPLIDFMKPHVREAVTNLTSSPSAPPLAAFVLDMFFTSMIEIAKDFRVPALVFFTSGATFFGMTLHMHTLRVRDNLVAYEWEDSDSELTIPTFANPFPWRNMPTFLTRKQWDPIFMSYASGLKEADGFIINTFEELESYAIHSFHDAAFPVYPVGPILNLSGDDEPASETIIKWLDDQPPSSVVFLCFGSRGWFHQEQVREIARALEDSGARFLWSLRKPPPEDSFMGVPSDYSLPELTELLPHGFLDRTAEVGRVIGWAPQAQILAHKATGGFVSHCGWNSTLESIYYGVPIAAWPLYAEQQSNAFQLVRELKLGVEISLEFKHELMFGTTRVLSAEKIEKGIRNLLTDAEVRKRMKEMSEKCRSTMKEGGCSYSHLGRLIDYLMDNQVNV